gaccaggcaatccagtgatcaaaggcatgagcatcgatctgcacaactggaatacaatgTCAGTGattctgaccacctgatcctgttaggcACCCcttgacaagcatggattactgaagatcaattctaaccaagatTATCTATTAGTTGCCAACCTGTAAATACCAGAGAACCTGCTTTAACTGGATCAGGAACAGTTACATTTACCATAtgcataaatgtcattttctgacaGGCTGAGTGCTCTTCTATAATTTTCAATGTACGAGGCTttcaagcgagtaacatttctTATGTACCCCGTTGGGAATgtcgaactcatttggtactttcaGTATTTCTTTATCTTGAACAATattgaatcacgtatgatgtacggaaattaccggtATCTTGTGAATGCAAATCAGTGGAATGGAGATaattctaaatctgtttttcttgtctgcaaaatcaAGAGATGTCTACAAAACGTTTTGTACAAGTGCTTCAAATACAACAAAATTAACATTAAGAGGTTCAGCTAGATagatacattgttcactgaCCCATTGGGAGCCTacgggttgatgtacccttgatgtttgttacCTTCCCCAAGCCCACTGATAACCATGCCATCAGAAAGTATTATGTGTATGAACCACAGGtaaaatatctgtgtttttCGTGCGTTGAAAGATCAATGTCAGTGACCAGGGAATTTTGCATGTAAACCCTAAAAAGCAGCTGTTGTCTGACAGGTTAAATCTGTTCGGCCATGCTTGCATTTGACTAGACATtcataggtcactcaaaggttagcTGATGCAACCTTCTAATTcagtttgttagactcagtatagtaGTGAAACAATTAATATTGAGTCTCCTGGACAGAATTGTACCTGTTAGAATCATACCTCTTTACTACTCTCCTACCCCGCTACCTCTTGGGATGACAACTGTGTCTGTGTAAGAACTAACTGCCAGAGTCCTAGGCATGTGAATGGTCTGTCCTAGGGATGTGAATGGTCTGTTCTTGGCATGTGAATGGTCTGTTCTTGGCATGTGAAAAGTCTGTCTTAGGCATGTTAATGGTCTGTCTTATTGATGTGAACAGTCTGTCCCAGGCATGTGAACAGTCTGTCCTAGGGATGTGAACGGTCTGTCCCAGGCATGTGAACAGTCTGTCCTAGGGATGTGAACGGTCTGTCCTACGGATGTAAATGGTCTGTCCTAGGGATGTGAACGGTCTGTCCTAGGGATGTGAACAGTCTGTCCTAAGTATGTGAACAGTCTGTCCTAGGATGAGAATAGTCAGTCCCAGAGATGTGAAAAGTATTAGGCCTAACTTCCTACATCCCAGAGGTGCCAACAGTTCTGGAAAGAGAAAAGTGTCGACTGATAGGAACAATACCTGTCCTTGTTGTAAAACATACCTGCTCCTCCTGCTCCAATAACTTCTGTATTCTCACCAAATGCTTCTCTAGCCACATCCTCTACAGTGCCTTTGTGAGACCGGGACACAATAATCTTCTTTCTCTTAGATCCAGCACTTTCTGTGTCTGCCTTTTCAGCTTTCTTCAAATTTTCAGAGTGACCATAACCAACCCAAGCCCAAACTGCAAAGAatcatttaaatttaaatttgtaGAAAATATCAGCACAACACAAAGACTTCAGAAACAATTTGCAAGTGTTCTCGAACAGATGAATATATCCGATATCTGAGAACTTTCTCAACAACTGTAAAACTTTGCATCCACTATTAAGTTTGCATGAACCAAATATTGCTACAAGGCCATGAtcttgtttattatttattcacACAGACctaaattcaattcaattttcgACATTGGACGCTTGATTTGATCAATTTCAATTCCATTCTTCAAACAActaaaaacatcagatttcatttctCAACTCTAAGAGTCAACATTTTCGAGGTGAAATCAATCCTCAACTTCGTGATATCTTTTATCTTTTGTCTTTTAATCTTTTCATATTCTTTTCcatgttacaaatttgttttacaatacatcagttcatgtgtaaacagtacctttaaacagtatggtatagtttgcaaaatctagtttggaACATTTGACTGAAGTTAGTGTCCACACTTACACCAccgagtctaaacttttgatgtaTGTAAATACAATTTCTGGGTGTGGCCTAACCTATCAGTAGATGTTACCTGTTTCATCTGTGAATGGTCGATGGATGACACCAATGCGAGGTTCCCCGttcaccacaacacacaccattGTGGTAACATACTCATGCAAGCCCTCTGAAACATAATCACCCCATCATGTAATACAGCCTccgaaggtcaaggtcaaattgaaaatttaaacTATAAATTGCATGTTCATAAATagttacagtggaagctgtcaaaaccggcatttgtctaagccagcaagttgtcaacactcgCAAGAAGTCCCTTaagtggcttgtacatttatcatcagctttaCAATCCAGCACACTGTCTAAAACAGATGATtttttcagtcccaatgagtgctggattagacagcttccactgtatcacACCTCAAGCAACTTACGCCCCTGGCCATCCGAACTTATATCTTCATGCTCTAAGGTTGGAGTGACAAGGCAGTGAAGTCTCATGGTTACCCAGACGCCATGTTGCATGCTTATAACAAGGCACTGAACTGTCTGATAATGGGGGCAGTGGGGAGTGTTCGGGTAGTGGACTCAGAGAGGCTAATCTACCAAGCCAGTTTTGTTTCGTTTgttatatattaatattttcttgtttttagcatttttTTGTTTAAGCAGAAATCATACACAGGACAAGTCTTTAACTTGTTGCTCTAAATTGGAAAAGGGAAGGGGATgaacaaaacaatcaaaacactttgGTTTAAAGGTATCCAGCACGAGCACTTAAAAGAGCGACCAATGAAGATCCGGGATCCGTAACcaacagtaacccatgcttgtcgaatgaagggaatcaggtggtcaggctcactgacttggttgacacaactCACTGTATCCTAgttatgtagattgatgctcacgctgttgatcactgaattgtctggtccagacttgattatttacagaccactgcccattgctgaaatactgctgagtgcagcctaaaagtaaactcactttAAAGAACACTTGGAGTGATGAACATGAGTAAAACAATTTGGGTGAGATGTAAAAAATGATTGACGAACATCCAGTATGTCCAGAAATGAAAAAGATTTTTGTGAGCAATTTGCTTAAATTTTTTTCTGCAACGCTGTACTGAAATGAGAGTTTCAGGACCCTCACAGAATACAAAACAGTCAGTTCTATGTCGTATTGTATCTCTTATCAAACTTTGTTCAGGTGGGCAAACATAAGCAAACTGAAACAATCTTTTATATTCTGTGTTTAATTCAAATCCTTGTAACATATCATATTACAATAGAGTCACCTGCTTGTAacaagtgtttaatttcatgttaATCTAATGCTGCACTTGCCATTAtcccatctatatggcggcaatctgGAGATAACagattctggaccagataatccagtgatcaacatcatgctcACTGATCAGTATGATCACATGTAAGTCAGCATAAGACAAGCTTAagtcttaagacaagcatggtttcctgaataccaattctaacctggatcttcaagggtcataATCATTACAATATGAATAAATCCCATCCCATCAAATCATCACTTTCTTATTTTGAACAATGCAACAAAAACCTAGCTCTTTACCTGATTTTATGAGGGAGACTATTAACAACTGGGGTatgacaacatgtgtcaaccaagtcagcgaacctgaccacccaatcctgttagtcgcctcttatgacaggaatgggtagctgaagaccaaAAGTCATTGTAATCTGATTGCCTGAAATACATGATCAAATCGTATTCAATTCCCAGAGATTGTTAGACTAGTTGCTGTATACTGACCCATGGGAATATCACATAGAattgttttgttgggttgtcGGCAGAGGTAACATCATTCAAATCACATTGTGATGTAGAGTTGGactgacgtcacaaatgagcagttcCAGATGTTTCCATGGGAAAAAGCTGAAACATCCAGCTGATGACATCTCACTGCTCTACctgtactcgatgtaaacaagtgaagacagtaaaaccctttggtatacttttttgtttacaatgtcgataaacatcatgtgttggccaatttcctggtgttattgagtatttgaagcatgggaataattcatttgaaacctccgtcTGACGCCATTGGTTCCAAATGAATTCCCAtccttcaaatactcaataatacCCAGACATCTACCCccacatgatgtttatttccTTTTTCAAACCCTCATCTTCATGGTTTGTATCAAGTACAGTACCTGTATATTCCTGTGTGGCGTCAAGTGGGTCGATCCAGATAGCGATGGAGTTCATGGGTATGGACTGGTCACTTTGTACAATGTCCGTCACCTCCTTCAGTTCTTTGTTGACATTGGGGATGGTGGTCAAGTCTACCGGCTCAGTGTCATGTTCCTCGGACATTACCTGAAGCCATATTTCAAGGTGATATATTCAACATGGAGATCACCACAAATACATGACTTGGCTCACTGACAGACTGTAAACATGCTACAAGCCACAGATAGTCAGTTAGTGGACCATGTCAGGTAGAGCTATTATGGGCATACAACACCGCGACACTATACATCACGAAACTAAAATCTGTCAAAACGCTGTATTGCCACACTATTGTGCACTGAAGCTGCGATATGATATGAATCTCGATATAAGGGTGGTCATACGATATGTATCATGATAGTAATTCTAACTCCACTATAGAACACCTGAATATCAAAACAAAAGCAGTGCTtaaatgaaagaaacattaatttgaagaaaagtcacataaggcacaattttaaaaaacaagtataaataaatgaaataaaaatgtttctggATACTGATTTGATCTAAGATGTCAGACTGTACAGCAGCCATAATGAACTaaaatttaataataataacaatgtgaAGTCACATAATGCACTGGACTCCATGCAAGCATGCTCAAAACGCTAACGCACTGATTatcattattaccccggataacccaagctgcccgttaggcgctagaaggttatagtcacatgactttatctcaccgggtacccactttctgctgggtgaacagaggcaattcttgaacaaactcacttgcctaaggtgaggtcacatgtttaacatgtGCTTCGTagtggggcaggaccgacgtcctagaaactctcaggagtcaaactgccaaacacggccacccatccaaggactgtccaaaATGGACGGTGCTTAAATTCAACTGACTTGTGACCTGAGCCCTACGCACATGACCAATTGCCACCACTAAAATTTAAGTCATTTACAGTTCATGATATCTGTAGTTTAATGCCATTGCGATCGTATTCATATCCGTGAGTTCTGACATCTATGTGGCAGCCTGTCATGTGCTGATGAAACCAGAAACTAAAGATgtggtaaccatgacaacaactAAGTATGTTATTTACTCATGAAGAGGTAATTATCTGTAATCACTGTAGCATGGACTTATCATGATattgatatgaaaaatatttatacttcaggggGACATGAATTTCACGCCTGTACTGAAAGGtaattaatatataaatatacatacttGTAAACCCATGACAAACATAGTCATGATAAATTCATTCGGTGTTATGATAGAGAGTGAATATTACATTACTTATTGGCTGACATATTGGGactgcaatatattgtgatCCTGGTATCAGAAATGAATACAGCATTGCAATTTGTATTTTGATGTAAAGTGTTTAATGAGTGACCGATTGTACGCAGTGTGCGAAATACTTTCCAAATTTTGCAAGCCAGACAGGTTAGCTTAAGTAAgcagcccacaaaataattcactaatCCGAAATTTGAATGCAGATAAGGGTTttatcattaagctgctaatatgatgaacactTTTACCAGACCACAATCTTGCAGGATTTAAAAGTGTGTTAAAATGAACAAgtcagtgatatatttacaaaatgtgcccatgaaattcactagccagtcaggCCAGTGGCTGCAGAGATTTACTGGTCCAACTGGATTATTACTAGTCATGGGCTAGAGGGCCAGTGGCTATTTGGGACACTGATTGTACATGCAGGTCCTATTTTCTATTTACTACACCCTTAAAAATAAATGCTATGGTTCTCATAACAGAAACTAGGTTGGGTAGTTAGGGATTTTCTCTTTCTGTTTTAGTACAATTTATAGTATGTTATGTATACTGTTCTGTCAATTTCTTCTGATGGGAAACACCAGTTGTGAATGAAAGTCACTCTAGATTCCAAAGTAGAGATATTCAAAGAACTTGTTATGTCTTAATAACCAATATACAATTACAAAGTGAAAAAGTGCTGTAATTTGGAAAGCATATTGCAACAAAGTCCTAGTGAATACATATCTAAAACTGAAGATCTgtgtcttcagtaatccatgcttgttgaagGAGGCactaacaggactgggtggtcagacttggttgacacatgtcattgtatcccaattctGTAGAtctgtgctcatgatgttgatccctggattgtctcgtccagactcaattatttacagactgaagtCCTACACCTGGAAAATTGTTGACTGTGGCACAAAACCAAACCATCACTAAGTGAGTCCTCCcatgttatgagtgagtgagtatggttttactctgtactcagcaatatcattgtgtCCACGTTCGGCATGACCAGTgaatgctttatccactaggcttcCCCACCTCCCCTACCATATTATTATGTGACAGGCTGGATGTTTGATGTAGTGAAAACCCACATTACTCATTCTCTCAAAGAATACACAATGCATTTAGAAAATAGTTTACAAAAGTTACGTCTGTGGCACCTGGCACCAGAACCCATTCCTCCATGACAAACAGACAACCTGAGTCACACAGGGAGCAGCTTGCATGATGCATCATCAGCCCGATAAATTACATGAATTCTTCGCAACTTTGATTTCTCCAGACATTGCATTTCCATAAACAttagttgtttaatgccacactcagcaattttccaccTACATGAAGGCAACGTATAAAAATGTGTCTAAAtcacacagtccagtgattgacatcatgagcataaaaCTAATGATGACAACAAAGCCACTGAATCAGATCACGGTAGTCACcgcttacaacaagcatggatcacctaagaccaattctaacacaaCTCATAATTGGTTTCATAAGCCCATACTAACTCTCGGAACCATCCTCCTTGTTGTTCTCACAATCTCAAATTACCTGTCAATTGTCTTCATGGTCTTCATTAGCAAATATGATTTGGTGCACATCTAACCAAAAAATCTGAATACAAGTAACACACCAGCCTTAACATGGAGTaactgaatgagtttagttttacgctgcttttagcaatattcaagcaatatcacaagtGACTACAGAAATAggccttacacattgtacccatgtaggatcgaacctgggacttctgtgtgatgagcaaatgcttcaaccactgggctacccactagacgactatgcttgatgtaagagatgactaataggatcaggtggtcaggtttgcagacttgtttgacatatcatcggttcccagttttgcagatcaatgctcatgctcttgatcactggattgtcttttttcccagacttgattatttacagattgccaccaCAGGGTTCGAAATTAATATTTTGAGGTAGCAAATTTGCTGTTCAAAATCCATTTTGCTTCCGGAAAAATCCATAGTAGCAACAACTTGCTACCTGGCTGTCAGTTTAAATGAAACGATCTCCACTTGTGCACTTCAACTTGTAAACTTACCAATAATggtatttaaattttaaaaaaaaaacttatCATAGCTTTTCTTGGTCACTTACGCATCGTAATACTAGCATAAATGTGACAGAGAACCAGTCAGCTCATTGCAGAAGTATAACATTCCTTCTTCATATGTTTGATAATGGACAGTCATCATTTCCTGTGGCATAAGGGTGATAAAACGTCGTCTGCTGATACAAGTAGAGGTGTTACTTTTGCATAAGTTGATAAATACTAGTATGTAGAGGTACGTAACATGCTATGAACTGATTATAGAATGTATTTTACACAAGAAGAAAAAATGCTGCCACCAGGTAAAAGATTTTGCTACCTGTTTTTAAACCAGGTAGCAAGTACTTACTACTTCATAAAAAAGTTAATTTCAAACATTGCACCATATACAGTGGACTCTGTCAATACTGGCATCACTCGGAACCAAATAaaaatgctggttttgacaaaGTGATGGTATAGGCAGTTTGCCTCATTATGCCGACGCACAACGTACGCAAGTCGTACTGTCTAATTAGTATTAACAACATGTTTGAATAAGGAACAAGGCAGTGTCAGAATGTACATTCATTTATTACTTATTCAAATAAAAACAAGGTTGTTCACATTGTAAAAACGTCACTGATCTTGCTTTGTATTTTCTGTGCTGATGCCTCAAGTGCAATGTCCTCAGCTGCACTTTCCAAGTTCTGCACATGATGTAGAAGTCGTACTTCCTGGCTGGATgcaaagtgtttgatctgagagcacattctcaaaacatcactTACAGTCAGTTTAGGAAACACATTTTCATCTTCGTCTTCAACTTCATTCTCTTCATTATCATGACACTTGCTCTCAGTCTGTTTTACTTGAGTTATCAAATCTATTGTAAATCACTCAAATCAGGGTTTTCAGTAGGCAAATCATCATCACACTCGACATATTCATTGCTTGTACAGCTTGTAGTTTCCTTGTCTATTGTGGCCACTAATGGAGCTAGGGGAATGCTGTCATCTTCTTCATCGTCACTGCAAACAGTTTCACACACATCAAATCCATATGAAGCAAAACACTTGCAAATAGTCAAGGGTGTTGTCCCATTCCACGCTCTTGTGGTCCAGTAAACTGCACCTACCACTATGATTGCTTTGCAAAGTTCATCAGTGCTGGTACATGTGTCCCTTCTAGAGACAAGTGATCTCAAAAGATATTGACAATAATGCACGGATTATGCTTTTGATCCAAGGGTTGAAGAACTGACGTCGTGTTTGCAGGAAGGTAACAAAGTTTCATGTTACTCAAGCTAAGGCCATGGTTGTGGGAAGGCAATAAAACAGGTAATCCATCAACACTGAGGTTCTTGAAACATCTAGATGTCTGGGCCTTTCCTATTACCAGCACAGCAACATTGTTAACCGTTCTTTAGACACTTTACCACCTTTCGCTGCTTGTAATTTGGATGCAAGAGTTTTGTCTGGGAGAGCTCGGAAAAAGAGACCTGTCTCGTCACAGTTGAAGACGTCATCTGTAGAACAGCCGTCAGTCAAATCTTGAAGGCGGGACTTAAATGTTGCTACATCATCAGCTTTCACACTGGCACTATCGCCACTGACTTTGAATTGTTTTATGCTGTGTCATGTTTTTCATGATGTTAACCAGCCATCTGATGCCTTAAAGCCATTAATGTCTAAATGTTGAGCAAACTGAACAgctttttctttaagaataagtCCTGAAATCGACAGGTTTACTTCGAGCCACCATAAACCAATTTTATGTCATGGTGTTGATACATGTATCACTCACTAATCAACAAGATACCAATTTCCCATTTCTGAATAATCTTGGGTACTGATAACCGCAAATTGTGTTCTTACATCATTCGGACCTAACTGCATCAAAGGCTTGCGCCATCTTTCATGAGCCTGCATTTAAGGATTCGTTTTCATAACAATTTGTCAATTTGTTCGTTGGGACTGAAAAACAATGCTGTCATTCAGAGTGGACATGAGCtgatgtttacagatgtttCTATATGATGATTAAGTGCATTTCTGCCGGGACTGAAACTTAATGCTGTTGTAGACAGAATGTCAGTGTTTACAGAGGCCGATACTGACAGAGTCCActgcagctgaaatattgctgagtacggtgtaaaactaaactcattcactcactctctgataaTAATGTCAGCACAGTTTTACTGCGGGGCATGTGACAATTCACGCTTTTTAATAGGATTTGGTTTGGTTCTTACAATGTGAGCTCTTAAAAAAGGCAAAAAAGATTAAATTAAATTTCTTTGACACTACTCACGCGACAGATAAATGTGGtctttttcaacaaaataatgacTGCAAAACTGAATTATGTCTTATCAAAGAGCTTCAACTTTGTCAGTCTACATTGTTTTAACTTTGCAATATTGAAATGCTTTGTTCTGTATCttctatttgaaaatatttcattccacAGAAATAAGTGGCATTAAGAAGGACAAAAACAAtttctgaaatgtcattttaatagattgATTTCACATTTCATGTTAGCGGAACAAGAAACAATTGATTTGCTCAGTGGATTGGCAGTCCAGAATTTATATGACCAAAATAAACTTAAAACTTTTGGATAGACAGGTGAATGATCGAATAATTTTAACTCTTTGAAATATTAACATCTATAGAATATACAGAAGGTGGACCAACATCTGTTTGTCTCTCATTTGTGGTAACCTATTGATCAATGAAGCCAGCTGTGGCCTTCTACTAGTTCTAGTTGTGTAAATGGCCCAACTCTGGTTATCTGTTGATTTACTGAAAAATCAATAACCTCTTTCTCTCAAGATTTAAACATTGTCATAGCATAGATGCATAATGGTTGCTTATGCATGATACCAGTGAGGTTTCTGTTGAAGTCCTTATCAAAGAGTAATAATTTATGCAAAAaatatcatcattaaatattacCATGATTATGCAATGATAGATGTCCCAATACGGCTATCTCCCAATACAACTGGTACGGTGATCTTTTGTTCGCGATACGATAAGTATATTTCGTTCACAATACCAAACACATTGTGGTATTTAATTCACAGCAATACTGGTGAATTCTAATACAGTGTTGAAATACCAAGGATATCTGGTCTCactttgaaaataatgcttttcATTTAAATCcacttcaaattcaaatataGAATACAACAGAAAATAAAACTCCTAGATATACCATAAATATTTAACaatgaatatatttatcatgttgAGCCCCTTTTCTATACAATTGTACACTAATATCTGAGCCTaccaacaaaaaacaatctGCAGTTGATCTATATACTGAGTCACAAAGCCAGCTGAATTCGACTTTCTGGTGATTTCAACGATTGTATTgctagtgagcgagtgagtttagatttacgccacactcagcaatattccagctatatggcagcagtctgaaaataatgaagtctgaaacagacaatctattgatcaacagcatgagcatcgatttgtgcaaatgggaaccgatgacatgcgtcaaccaatcaaatctgaccacccaatcccatatatcgcctcttacaacaagcatgggcagctgacggcctattctaccccagaccttcatgtgCTCGTGCTTTGTCAGGGTAGTACGTGCACAATCAGAatgcacaaacagtttcatcagtaGGGTGGATGCCAAGTTGCTGTTGTGAGAGGTTTTATTGACAACTGAAATCCAGAAGTTAAGTTATGCAAAAAGCAAATAGACATCAATGTTGTTTACCCATGATGGTtaaataccacttcagatggaAAATCATTTTCTCGTATAACATAAAATAGCAAGCAAAATTCAGCAAGATCAGTCATCTGCTAGTGACAGGCTACATATAAAATAGGTAGTCACATGgtcaaaacactctctcgcaCAGAAAAGCATGCCTCATTGTCGAAAATACATTGATGTGACGAGTGGCTCCGGTTTTCCTGAtaccacatcatcaacgctaTTTTAGTAGGAATCACTTGATATTTTTTGGTAATAGATGACTATATcctttatcactcaaggttagtAAAATAAAACTTTAAATGATACTAAAGTTCATAATTACGGTTTTAActtacattgttgaaagccCCTAACACTGGCATACTGTATGAACAGAAGTTCCTAATTACTTATGTGTACTCGGCAAAGGAACTTGTCAAAGGAACTCATCAAAGGAACAGTAGCAATAGCAGCCCCATCAAATCAGTTTTCATCAAGACCTAGAATGAGGTGTTGCATTTTTTAATATAAAACACTAAATTTGCCactaaaatatttactttttattgAAGCGTAATGAAAAGGCTCCCTTGACTTTCAAGCTAAATTTCAAGCATATTTCATTGATGGAAGTAATATCAAACAGTAATTTTCTTGCTTTTGAGCACATTTGAGGCATGACTAGGCGTCTTCATGATGAACTATCATTTTCATGTTGGGTGACATAATAACAGATGATAGCTATTCCATACCCTTTTGACCCCTATGATATCCTTGGACAAACACAGTTCATGGAGATGACTAGCCGTGTGCAGCGATGACATAAAACGTGTCAACACAATGTCACATGACAATCAATACAAATAGACATGAAACAATTCGGCCACGTTTACAAAGATTATGTATACCTCTATCCTTTTCAAACAGTTCGTTAAAACATTTTGCGTGGCCCTACCTAACACCTTGGTGAACATGATCAATGATGATATGTGTTTCAAGTTTTCATGATCGAGACAGTGAATAATCAATCACATTAAATGAACAAAGTAGGATCTTGATACTTACTCTTAACCCAGGAAAGGCTTTCTCAAACCCATAGAATATAGCTTTATGAGACTGCAAGTCACCCTGTGTAAGCATCTCCTCTGCCCCTTCTTTAGTTTTCCCCTTGACTTGAGCTTCCAAACCATTTTTCGCTTCAACGATACCTTTCACTCGTGATCCCCCACGTCGAGCTAGTTCAACACTGACCGACAAAAGTTCTTTCATGCTAATTCTCGGTTCTTGTCTAAAGAGCCCTGGAAGAccaaatatgtaaaaaaatataCTTATGATAACTGCCACGCCGACAGCTAAACCTACAGG
Above is a genomic segment from Haliotis asinina isolate JCU_RB_2024 chromosome 7, JCU_Hal_asi_v2, whole genome shotgun sequence containing:
- the LOC137290687 gene encoding inositol monophosphatase 3-like; this translates as MAIMAPVNVRLNPVGLAVGVAVIISIFFYIFGLPGLFRQEPRISMKELLSVSVELARRGGSRVKGIVEAKNGLEAQVKGKTKEGAEEMLTQGDLQSHKAIFYGFEKAFPGLRVMSEEHDTEPVDLTTIPNVNKELKEVTDIVQSDQSIPMNSIAIWIDPLDATQEYTEGLHEYVTTMVCVVVNGEPRIGVIHRPFTDETVWAWVGYGHSENLKKAEKADTESAGSKRKKIIVSRSHKGTVEDVAREAFGENTEVIGAGGAGYKTLEVIKGKVNAYTHVTLIKKWDICAGNAIVSAMDGKMTTLEGNIIDYSPFNDYRNDKGLLATLYDHFDYLEKLAPVVEKFKKNNDDKKKEGKKSV